One Cicer arietinum cultivar CDC Frontier isolate Library 1 chromosome 8, Cicar.CDCFrontier_v2.0, whole genome shotgun sequence DNA segment encodes these proteins:
- the LOC101496308 gene encoding oxoglutarate-dependent flavonoid 7-O-demethylase 1-like isoform X3: protein MDEVINKPEIMGIPEYFIRSNKEPSILSNDETNPLPTIPIFDFQTLLCDDGIQLHNLYSACKDWGFFQLVNHGVSSELLEKLKLEIGNFFKLPFEEKRKYQLKQGDFQGYGTVIRCEGQKLDWGDRFFMITNPIERRKPNLFPQLPPSLRDTLETYISKLQKLGMTLLGLLGKAIKMDMKEVEKIFDDGNQSVRMTYYPPCPQPDLVDGINPHSDGSGITILNQANGVEGLEIKKNGLWIPITFLPDAFVINIGDIMEPAASISSLSLSKKNQNK from the exons ATGGATGAAGTGATCAATAAACCTGAAATAATGGGAATACCAGAATATTTTATTCGATCAAATAAAGAACCTTCCATTCTATCAAATGATGAAACCAATCCCTTACCAACAATTCCCATCTTTGACTTTCAAACCTTGCTATGTGATGATGGAATACAACTTCACAACTTGTACTCAGCATGCAAAGATTGGGGCTTTTTTCAG TTGGTGAACCATGGTGTTAGCTCTGAATTGCTTGAGAAGCTAAAACTTGAGATTGGGAATTTTTTCAAGCTTCCATTtgaagagaaaagaaaatacCAACTAAAACAAGGGGATTTTCAAGGATATGGAACTGTAATTAGATGTGAAGGTCAAAAACTTGATTGGGGTGATAGATTCTTCATGATTACAAATCCTATTGAAAGAAGAAAACCAAATCTTTTTCCTCAACTCCCACCATCACTAAG GGATACCTTGGAGACATATATCTCAAAATTGCAAAAGCTTGGCATGACACTTCTTGGATTATTAGGAAAAGCTATTAAGATGGATATgaaagaagtggagaagatatTTGATGATGGAAATCAATCAGTGAGGATGACATACTATCCACCATGTCCACAACCAGACCTTGTTGATGGAATCAACCCTCACTCTGATGGCTCTGGCATAACCATCCTTAATCAAGCTAATGGTGTTGAAGGACTAGAGATCAAGAAAAATGGTCTTTGGATTCCTATTACCTTTCTTCCAGATGCTTTTGTAATTAATATTGGAGATATTATGGAG CCTGCAGCTTCAATCTCATCATTATCTCTGTCAAAGaagaaccaaaataaataa
- the LOC101496308 gene encoding oxoglutarate-dependent flavonoid 7-O-demethylase 1-like isoform X1 produces the protein MDEVINKPEIMGIPEYFIRSNKEPSILSNDETNPLPTIPIFDFQTLLCDDGIQLHNLYSACKDWGFFQLVNHGVSSELLEKLKLEIGNFFKLPFEEKRKYQLKQGDFQGYGTVIRCEGQKLDWGDRFFMITNPIERRKPNLFPQLPPSLRDTLETYISKLQKLGMTLLGLLGKAIKMDMKEVEKIFDDGNQSVRMTYYPPCPQPDLVDGINPHSDGSGITILNQANGVEGLEIKKNGLWIPITFLPDAFVINIGDIMEVILFLFFFLHVFLSNTCFIQFGPTMSIYLFIKLNKTIFNQSRCGKSYHYSITKIIKGITILN, from the exons ATGGATGAAGTGATCAATAAACCTGAAATAATGGGAATACCAGAATATTTTATTCGATCAAATAAAGAACCTTCCATTCTATCAAATGATGAAACCAATCCCTTACCAACAATTCCCATCTTTGACTTTCAAACCTTGCTATGTGATGATGGAATACAACTTCACAACTTGTACTCAGCATGCAAAGATTGGGGCTTTTTTCAG TTGGTGAACCATGGTGTTAGCTCTGAATTGCTTGAGAAGCTAAAACTTGAGATTGGGAATTTTTTCAAGCTTCCATTtgaagagaaaagaaaatacCAACTAAAACAAGGGGATTTTCAAGGATATGGAACTGTAATTAGATGTGAAGGTCAAAAACTTGATTGGGGTGATAGATTCTTCATGATTACAAATCCTATTGAAAGAAGAAAACCAAATCTTTTTCCTCAACTCCCACCATCACTAAG GGATACCTTGGAGACATATATCTCAAAATTGCAAAAGCTTGGCATGACACTTCTTGGATTATTAGGAAAAGCTATTAAGATGGATATgaaagaagtggagaagatatTTGATGATGGAAATCAATCAGTGAGGATGACATACTATCCACCATGTCCACAACCAGACCTTGTTGATGGAATCAACCCTCACTCTGATGGCTCTGGCATAACCATCCTTAATCAAGCTAATGGTGTTGAAGGACTAGAGATCAAGAAAAATGGTCTTTGGATTCCTATTACCTTTCTTCCAGATGCTTTTGTAATTAATATTGGAGATATTATGGAGgtaattttatttctctttttttttcttcatgtttttctTTCTAACACGTGCTTTATTCAATTTGGTCCTACTAtgtcaatatatttatttatcaaactaAATAAAACCATTTTCAATCAATCGCGGTGTGGTAAGTCATACCATTATTCTATCACAAAGATAATAAAGGGCATAACCATCCTTAACTAA
- the LOC101496308 gene encoding oxoglutarate-dependent flavonoid 7-O-demethylase 1-like isoform X2, with amino-acid sequence MDEVINKPEIMGIPEYFIRSNKEPSILSNDETNPLPTIPIFDFQTLLCDDGIQLHNLYSACKDWGFFQLVNHGVSSELLEKLKLEIGNFFKLPFEEKRKYQLKQGDFQGYGTVIRCEGQKLDWGDRFFMITNPIERRKPNLFPQLPPSLRDTLETYISKLQKLGMTLLGLLGKAIKMDMKEVEKIFDDGNQSVRMTYYPPCPQPDLVDGINPHSDGSGITILNQANGVEGLEIKKNGLWIPITFLPDAFVINIGDIMEMGMDTMLLFAIMSLILLFLTREAYEWKNTFQFVLLVSCVYKAYWLLLFAL; translated from the exons ATGGATGAAGTGATCAATAAACCTGAAATAATGGGAATACCAGAATATTTTATTCGATCAAATAAAGAACCTTCCATTCTATCAAATGATGAAACCAATCCCTTACCAACAATTCCCATCTTTGACTTTCAAACCTTGCTATGTGATGATGGAATACAACTTCACAACTTGTACTCAGCATGCAAAGATTGGGGCTTTTTTCAG TTGGTGAACCATGGTGTTAGCTCTGAATTGCTTGAGAAGCTAAAACTTGAGATTGGGAATTTTTTCAAGCTTCCATTtgaagagaaaagaaaatacCAACTAAAACAAGGGGATTTTCAAGGATATGGAACTGTAATTAGATGTGAAGGTCAAAAACTTGATTGGGGTGATAGATTCTTCATGATTACAAATCCTATTGAAAGAAGAAAACCAAATCTTTTTCCTCAACTCCCACCATCACTAAG GGATACCTTGGAGACATATATCTCAAAATTGCAAAAGCTTGGCATGACACTTCTTGGATTATTAGGAAAAGCTATTAAGATGGATATgaaagaagtggagaagatatTTGATGATGGAAATCAATCAGTGAGGATGACATACTATCCACCATGTCCACAACCAGACCTTGTTGATGGAATCAACCCTCACTCTGATGGCTCTGGCATAACCATCCTTAATCAAGCTAATGGTGTTGAAGGACTAGAGATCAAGAAAAATGGTCTTTGGATTCCTATTACCTTTCTTCCAGATGCTTTTGTAATTAATATTGGAGATATTATGGAG ATGGGGATGGATACAATGCTTCTATTTGCGATAATGAGTCTAATACTACTATTTTTAACTCGTGAGGCCTATGAATGGAAAAACACGTTTCAATTTGTTTTACTTGTTAGTTGTGTCTACAAAGCCTATTGGCTCTTGCTCTTTGCTCTTTAA
- the LOC101496308 gene encoding oxoglutarate-dependent flavonoid 7-O-demethylase 1-like isoform X4 yields MDEVINKPEIMGIPEYFIRSNKEPSILSNDETNPLPTIPIFDFQTLLCDDGIQLHNLYSACKDWGFFQLVNHGVSSELLEKLKLEIGNFFKLPFEEKRKYQLKQGDFQGYGTVIRCEGQKLDWGDRFFMITNPIERRKPNLFPQLPPSLRDTLETYISKLQKLGMTLLGLLGKAIKMDMKEVEKIFDDGNQSVRMTYYPPCPQPDLVDGINPHSDGSGITILNQANGVEGLEIKKNGLWIPITFLPDAFVINIGDIMEDFKFFQNLHLTIGIVN; encoded by the exons ATGGATGAAGTGATCAATAAACCTGAAATAATGGGAATACCAGAATATTTTATTCGATCAAATAAAGAACCTTCCATTCTATCAAATGATGAAACCAATCCCTTACCAACAATTCCCATCTTTGACTTTCAAACCTTGCTATGTGATGATGGAATACAACTTCACAACTTGTACTCAGCATGCAAAGATTGGGGCTTTTTTCAG TTGGTGAACCATGGTGTTAGCTCTGAATTGCTTGAGAAGCTAAAACTTGAGATTGGGAATTTTTTCAAGCTTCCATTtgaagagaaaagaaaatacCAACTAAAACAAGGGGATTTTCAAGGATATGGAACTGTAATTAGATGTGAAGGTCAAAAACTTGATTGGGGTGATAGATTCTTCATGATTACAAATCCTATTGAAAGAAGAAAACCAAATCTTTTTCCTCAACTCCCACCATCACTAAG GGATACCTTGGAGACATATATCTCAAAATTGCAAAAGCTTGGCATGACACTTCTTGGATTATTAGGAAAAGCTATTAAGATGGATATgaaagaagtggagaagatatTTGATGATGGAAATCAATCAGTGAGGATGACATACTATCCACCATGTCCACAACCAGACCTTGTTGATGGAATCAACCCTCACTCTGATGGCTCTGGCATAACCATCCTTAATCAAGCTAATGGTGTTGAAGGACTAGAGATCAAGAAAAATGGTCTTTGGATTCCTATTACCTTTCTTCCAGATGCTTTTGTAATTAATATTGGAGATATTATGGAG gattttaaattttttcaaaatctacaTCTAACAATTGGAATAGTGAATTAG
- the LOC101494995 gene encoding pentatricopeptide repeat-containing protein At4g33170-like — MMVLNDNKGLDPRAIHARVIKSNITDIAIFNNLVTHYFKSNLSSYALSLFNRIPSPNVVTWTSLITAHSNTLLSLHYFLSMLRHTILPNHRTVASLFATCASLSCLSFGLSLHSLSLKLALSHHPFPSSSLLTFYSKCRLPNHALQVFDQTPHRDNVSYSAIIVALSQNFRYSDALFLFADMRCQGFMSTVHSVSASLRAAAQLAALEQCRIIHAHSVVAGLDSSVVVATSLVDGYGKTGLVNDARRVFEDNLYCMNVVGWNAMMAGYAQQGDCQTTFELFDSMEGCGLVPDEYSFLAILTSLYNAGMFLQIDLWLNRMKVGYGLEPTLEHYTCLVGGMARAGQLERAEQIALTMPFKPDAAVWRALLSACAYHGAVDKARVMARKVLELEPHDDSAFVIVANVLSAAGRWDDVAELRKTMKDKRVKKKGGRSWIEVQGKVHVFVAGDWKHERSVEIYQKLSELMGDIEKLGYVPVWDELLHNVGEEKRKEALWYHSEKLAVAFGVLCGSVPQGKPLRIVKNLRICKDCHEAFKYMTRVLEREIIVRDVNRYHRFLNGDCSCKDIW; from the coding sequence ATGATGGTTTTGAACGACAACAAGGGTTTGGATCCCCGAGCGATACACGCACGAGTCATAAAATCCAACATAACAGACATTGCCATATTCAACAACCTCGTAACACACTACTTCAAATCCAACCTCTCTTCCTATGCTCTCTCCCTCTTCAACCGAATCCCTTCTCCCAACGTTGTGACATGGACTTCACTCATCACCGCACATTCTAACACCCTCCTCTCCCTCCATTATTTCCTCTCCATGCTTCGCCACACTATCCTCCCCAACCACCGCACCGTCGCTTCCCTTTTCGCCACATGCGCTTCCCTCTCTTGTCTCTCCTTCGGCCTCTCCCTCCATTCCCTCTCCCTTAAACTCGCACTCTCTCACCACCCTTTTCCCTCTTCCTCGCTCCTCACTTTTTACTCCAAATGTCGACTTCCCAACCATGCCCTTCAAGTGTTCGACCAAACTCCCCACAGAGACAATGTTTCTTACTCCGCTATCATTGTCGCTCTTTCTCAGAATTTTCGATATTCTGACGCTCTTTTCCTCTTTGCTGACATGAGATGTCAGGGTTTTATGTCTACTGTTCATAGTGTTTCTGCCAGTCTACGTGCTGCTGCTCAGCTTGCTGCGTTGGAGCAGTGTAGGATTATTCATGCACACTCTGTTGTTGCTGGTCTTGATTCAAGTGTTGTTGTTGCTACTTCTCTTGTTGATGGGTATGGTAAAACGGGTCTTGTTAACGATGCAAGACGGGTTTTTGAGGATAATTTGTATTGCATGAATGTTGTGGGTTGGAATGCAATGATGGCTGGTTATGCACAACAAGGGGATTGCCAAACTACTTTTGAACTGTTTGATTCTATGGAAGGTTGTGGACTTGTGCCTGATGAGTATAGTTTTTTGGCGATTCTAACTTCGCTATATAATGCTGGGATGTTTCTACAGATTGATTTGTGGTTGAATAGGATGAAAGTGGGTTATGGTTTGGAACCGACTCTTGAGCATTATACATGTTTGGTGGGTGGAATGGCCCGTGCTGGACAATTGGAGCGTGCTGAGCAGATAGCATTGACGATGCCATTTAAACCCGATGCCGCAGTTTGGCGAGCTTTGCTATCTGCTTGTGCGTACCATGGTGCGGTTGATAAGGCTCGGGTTATGGCTAGGAAGGTATTGGAACTAGAGCCCCATGATGATTCTGCTTTTGTAATTGTTGCTAATGTTTTATCGGCTGCTGGAAGGTGGGATGATGTTGCGGAGTTGAGGAAGACTATGAAAGATAAGAGGGTGAAGAAGAAAGGAGGGAGGAGTTGGATTGAGGTGCAGGGGAAAGTTCATGTTTTTGTTGCAGGGGATTGGAAGCATGAGAGGTCAGTGGAGATTTATCAGAAGCTGTCCGAGTTGATGGGGGATATTGAGAAATTAGGATATGTTCCTGTTTGGGATGAGTTGTTGCATAATGTTGGGgaagaaaagagaaaggaagCTCTTTGGTATCACAGTGAGAAGTTGGCAGTTGCGTTTGGAGTGTTGTGTGGATCTGTACCACAGGGTAAGCCATTAAGGATTGTGAAGAATTTGAGGATTTGTAAAGATTGCCACGAGGCTTTTAAGTATATGACTAGAGTTTTAGAAAGGGAAATTATTGTAAGGGACGTCAACAGATACCACAGATTTCTGAATGGCGATTGTAGTTGTAAAGATATATGGTAA
- the LOC101494676 gene encoding protein SRG1-like, with protein sequence MALSEEGNSVFRSTPNSFLGVMDEVINKPEIMGIPEYFIRSNKEPSILSNDETNPLPTIPIFDFQTLLCDDGIQLHNLYSACKDWGFFQLVNHGVSSELLEKLKLEIGNFFKLPFEEKRKYQLKQGDFQGYGTVIRCGGQKLDWGDRFFMITNPIERRKPNLFPQLPPSLRDTLETYISKLQKLGMTLLGLLGKAIKMDMKEVEKIFDDGNQSVRMTYYPPCPQPDLVDGINPHSDGSGITILNQANGVEGLEIKKNGLWIPITFLPDAFVINIGDIMEIVSNGVYSSIEHRVTVNKEKERFSIGMFFNPKFEADVGPAKSLISSENPPLFKTLLMEDYSKYFFSRNLREKTHITALFLSHLQRFFKKNKRCGNERCK encoded by the exons ATGGCATTATCTGAGGAGGGTAATAGTGTCTTTAGGAGCACTCCTAATTCTTTTCTTGGTGTGATGGATGAAGTGATCAATAAACCTGAAATAATGGGAATACCAGAATATTTTATTCGATCAAATAAAGAACCTTCCATTCTATCAAATGATGAAACCAATCCCTTACCAACAATTCCCATCTTTGACTTTCAAACCTTGCTATGTGATGATGGAATACAACTTCACAACTTGTACTCAGCATGCAAAGATTGGGGCTTTTTTCAG TTGGTGAACCATGGTGTTAGCTCTGAATTGCTTGAGAAGCTAAAACTTGAGATTGGGAATTTTTTCAAGCTTCCATTtgaagagaaaagaaaatacCAACTAAAACAAGGGGATTTTCAAGGATATGGAACTGTAATTAGATGTGGAGGTCAAAAACTTGATTGGGGTGATAGATTCTTCATGATTACAAATCCTATTGAAAGAAGAAAACCAAATCTTTTTCCTCAACTCCCACCATCACTAAG GGATACCTTGGAGACATATATCTCAAAATTGCAAAAGCTTGGCATGACACTTCTTGGATTATTAGGAAAAGCTATTAAGATGGATATgaaagaagtggagaagatatTTGATGATGGAAATCAATCAGTGAGGATGACATACTATCCACCATGTCCACAACCAGACCTTGTTGATGGAATCAACCCTCACTCTGATGGCTCTGGCATAACCATCCTTAATCAAGCTAATGGTGTTGAAGGACTAGAGATCAAGAAAAATGGTCTTTGGATTCCTATTACCTTTCTTCCAGATGCTTTTGTAATTAATATTGGAGATATTATGGAG ATTGTAAGCAATGGAGTGTACAGCAGCATAGAGCATAGGGTTACAGTaaataaagaaaaggaaagatTTTCTATTGGTATGTTCTTCAACCCCAAATTTGAAGCAGATGTTGGTCCAGCAAAGAGTTTAATAAGTTCTGAAAATCCACCTTTATTCAAAACCTTGTTGATGGAAGATTACAGCAAATACTTTTTTTCTCGAAatctacgcgaaaaaacgcatattacagcgctttttttaagccatttacagcgctttttcaaaaaaaataagcgttgtggaaacgagcgctgtaaatga
- the LOC101489948 gene encoding UDP-glycosyltransferase 1 — translation MKDTIVLYPALGNGHLMSMIELGKLISTHHPSFSITILILTPPTNNNNNQHTLSHTQQYIASVTTTFPSINFHYIPPISLPSTHFPPHFLTLELSHQSNHHVQNILQSISKTTNIKAVILDFLTFSASQVTTTLEIPTYFYYTSGATVLSVFLHFPTVHQNATKPIKDLHMPLQIPGLPMNISTDDYPDEAKDPEIKVYHVLLDSAKTMRECDGIIVNTFDAIEEKAIKSLNEGLFVPDGISPQIFCIGPLITTPYGGDENRCLSWLDSQPSQSVVVLCFGSMGRFSKAQLNEFAFGLEKSEQRFLWVVRSELELDELSLNELLPEGFLERTKEKGMIVRNWAPQGEILSHDSVGGFVTHCGWNSVLEAVCEGVPMLTWPLYAEQKLNKVILVEEMKVALELNDSKDGFVSGNKLEYRVKELMNSDKGKEIRKRIFEMKISAKKTKEENGSSIIALNKLTRLWNGNKDNI, via the exons ATGAAGGATACCATAGTTCTATACCCTGCTCTTGGTAATGGACACTTAATGTCCATGATTGAATTAGGCAAACTTATATCAACTCATCACCCTTCATTTTCTATCACAATTCTCATTCTCACACCACCCACCAATAACAACAATAACCAACACACACTTTCTCATACACAACAATACATTGCTTCTGTTACAACCACATTCCCTTCAATCAATTTTCACTACATTCCTCCAATTTCATTACCATCAACCCATTTTCCACCACACTTTCTCACCCTTGAACTCTCTCATCAAAGCAACCACCATGTTCAAAATATTctacaatcaatttccaaaaccacaaacatcaaagctgtTATCTTGGATTTCCTCACCTTTAGTGCCTCACAAGTAACAACCACACTTGAAATCCCCACTTATTTTTACTACACTTCAGGTGCTACTGTTCTTTctgtttttcttcattttccaaCTGTTCATCAAAATGCTACAAAACCAATTAAGGATCTTCACATGCCTCTTCAAATTCCTGGATTACCAATGAATATTTCAACAGATGATTACCCTGATGAGGCTAAGGATCCTGAGATTAAAGTGTACCATGTTCTGCTTGATTCCGCAAAAACGATGAGAGAATGTGATGGAATTATTGTGAACACTTTTGAtgctattgaagaaaaagctatTAAATCTTTAAATGAAGGGTTATTTGTTCCTGATGGAATTTCTCCTCAGATTTTCTGTATTGGACCTTTGATTACAACTCCTTATGGTGGAGATGAAAATAGGTGTCTGAGTTGGCTCGACTCGCAACCGAGTCAAAGCGTCGTGG TTCTATGTTTTGGAAGTATGGGGAGATTTTCTAAGGCTCAGTTGAATGAGTTTGCTTTTGGGTTGGAGAAAAGTGAGCAGAGATTTTTGTGGGTCGTTAGGAGTGAGTTGGAGTTAGATGAGTTGAGTTTAAACGAGTTGTTGCCAGAAGGGTTTTTAGAAAGAACGAAGGAAAAGGGAATGATAGTGAGAAATTGGGCCCCACAAGGTGAAATACTGAGTCATGACTCAGTTGGTGGGTTTGTGACTCACTGCGGGTGGAACTCAGTGTTAGAGGCTGTTTGTGAAGGAGTGCCTATGCTGACGTGGCCTTTGTATGCAGAACAAAAGCTGAACAAAGTGATTTTGGTTGAAGAAATGAAGGTGGCTTTGGAATTGAACGATTCAAAAGATGGATTCGTGAGTGGAAATAAGTTGGAGTACCGAGTTAAGGAATTGATGAACTCAGATAAAGGAAAAGAGATTAGGAAAAGGATATTCGAGATGAAAATAAGTGCTAAAAAgacaaaagaagaaaatggAAGTTCAATTATTGCTTTAAATAAGTTGACTAGATTGTGGAATGGGAATAAAGATAATATATGA